The DNA sequence TCCAGGTCAACCATGTGGGAAAGGATGTGTTCGGGGGAATATACTCTGGACCAGGAGACAAGGGGGTGGAAGGTCCGGGCAATGTCTTTGAAACCCTGGGAGAACTCATCGGCTACCTGGAAACAAATAATCAGGCCGGGATCCAGCAGTCCCTGGAAGATATTGATGAATGCCTCAAGCATATAAACAGTCAGCTTGCGAGTGTGGGGGCAAGGGAGAACAGGCTGTTCATCTCGGAAAGCGTGCTGTCCGGTCTGGTGATTAATGAAAGGGAGCGCAAAAGTAAGATTGAAGATATTGACGTGCCTGAGCTCATGACCAAGCTGGCCAACCAGCAGATAGTCTACGAAGCAGTCCTCAGGTCATCTTCGACCATCATGCGCATGAGCCTGGTAAATCATATTTAAACCCGGCTCAGACTGACCGGCAGAGGGCTGAAGACAAGGTTTTCAGCTTATATAATAAACTAAGGAACAGATCAAGCTGATGCTCATATTGTCACGCCGCCTGGGTGAAAGCATACATCTGGGCGACGATATTGTCATATCCATTCTGGGAATCAGGGGAAAACAGGTCAAGGTGGGGATTGAAGTCCCTGACGACATCCCTGTGTACCGGGAAGAGGTATTTAAGAGAATTCAACAGGAAAACGAGATGGCCGTCAGGACATGTACCCAGGATCTCGTAGCTGCGGCAAATATATGGACAAGAAAGAACAAAGAAAGATAAATTCAAGGCTGGGTCAGATCCTTGTGGATGAACAAAAATCGATCCACTTTCCCCGGGGACTCATCGGTATGGAGCGGGCCAAGGATTTTGTTCTGCTGCAGATCAAGCCCGATTCTCCATTCTATCTGCTCCAGAATCTGGAAAATTCAAGGCTGGGTTTGCTGGTGGCTGATCCCTTTGCCTTTATATCCGACTACCAGGTCCATCTGGGCAGAACTGAAGAGCGGATACTGCAGAATCCCAAGGCCTCTGATCTGGCCATCATGGTCACCATGACCATTCCCCAGGGTTGTCCGGAAAAGGCCACCCTGAACATGACCGGCCCCATAGTCATCAATATATCCAGAAGAATGGGAATGCAGATCGCCCAGAGCGATCCGGAAATGAAGACAAAGATTGTCCTGTCAGAATTGCATCAAATCAACGGCGGGATAGGAAAAAAGTCATGACCTGGAGAACCAGCCTTCCATGTCTTCCCGAATCATCTTTTCAGCTATCCTCCGGGAATCCGGTTGATAAGTTCCATCCTTGATCTGGGCCTTGAGTTCCTCGATTTTTTCCGACCTTACTTCGTCGGCGGTCAGGGCCTGTTCAAGTCCTGACCGGTAAAGCTTTGCCCCTTCTGAAAGGGTTACTTTGTCCGATGAGGAACCGGTCCTGGAACCGTCAGAACCTTTGCCGGTCTTATTCTTATCTATTTTTGACTGTTCGTATGTCTGCAGTCCGGTGAGTAATCCTTTAATCTGCATCAGAGCCTCCAAAACTCATTGCTTTGTACCCTTTATATCGGACATCTGGACCTGATCTTAAGGTCTTAATGCCAGATACTGCCAGCAATTTGTAGTGCAAAATATGCATCCTTTTGTAAATGATCAAGGAAAATAAGCTCTTATCCCGAGGATAAAAAAGAAAAAAACTTTTAGAAGGTCATATTGTCAAAGCATTGTATCATTAACTTTTTTCAATGTCATTTCCCATAGCTTGCCCATGACCGCCTCCCGTTGCCTGGAGGTCAATTCTTCTGGGCCATCCTTGCCCGTCTTCAGTATCTTCATTTCTTCACCCGATGGTGGATAATGAAATATCAGCTCTGTATCCAGCTCCTGGTTCAAGTCCGTCTTGATCTCCTCGACCATGGGATTTCTGCTGTCTGAAGTGATGAGGTTTTCAACTATTTCCCGGGCGACCCTCTCCACCAGTCTTCTTCTCTTGGTTTCTCTGGAGTCAGCATCAGCCGTCTCCCCGGTGCTTACACTAATATACCTGGACAGCCGGGCAAGCCTGCGTCCATTGACCAGTTGGCGGTCATAAGTTTTAAGCACGTTTTTAACCAGGGTGGGATTTATGGTCATTTTAAGCCTCTTCAGTCGAACTTATCGGATGATTACTAAAAATACTTTAGCCGTATTTTTTCATGACCTGAATTTTCCTGTTTAAACTTCTTCTTGAATCAAGGTGTGTTCTTGGCTAAACAAATGAAATGCCCGGATGCTGAGGTTTTTCCGGGGATTTTGAGGAGTATCTGCAGGTGGATTCCTCTTTTTTTATTGAACAGGGCTCAACCCTGGTCTGGATCAATTCCGGCCAGGGTCTGATTATTCATTAATAACAAATAGCTGTCCGGGCTTTTATGACCATAACTTCAGTAATTCTTACCACCAAAAACAGAAGCAGGGAAGCCTTTGCCCTTTCATTAAAAATCAGGGCCTGGCTTGAGGAAAACGGGATCCGGGTGGATCTTCCTTCAAAAGAACTGGAGTCCTGTTCGGACCAAAGCCGGCAGAGGGCTGATCTGATAATCGTTCTGGGGGGAGATGGAACCATACTTAGCCAGGCCCGGACTATGCTGGACATGGATATTCCCTTTATCGGGGTCAACCTGGGCAAGGTTGGTTTCCTGGCCGAGATTTCTCCTGTTTCCTGGAAGGAGCAGCTGGCTGAAGTCCTGTCAGGATCTTCCCATGTGTCGGAAAGGGTGGTCCTGGGCTATGAACTGATTAGTGATGACAAGGTTGCAGCCAGGGGTTGCGCCATAAACGAGATAGTGGTGAACAGGGGCGAAATGGCCAGGCTGATATGTGTTGAGCTGGATCTGCCCGGAAAAGTCAGGCAGAGTATCAGATCCGACGGGATGATTTTTTCCACGCCGACCGGTTCCACTGCTTACTCTGTTTCAGCTGGAGGGCCTTTGGTCCATCCGGATCTGGATGCCATGATCATTACTCCCATCTGTCCTTTTCTGCACGACTTCAAGCCGGTGGTTCTGCCGTGTTCCGAGCCTGTGCTGACCTGGGTTTCAGGGGCAGAGGCTGATGCATATGTGACTGTGGACGGTCAGGCTGGATTCAGGTTTAAGCAGGGCGACAGGCTCAGGATCTCACGTTACAACAAGGATTTCAAGCTGTTGAGTTATTCCGGCCACACCTTTATGTCCAAGCTGGTGGCCAAGAGATTTATTAAAAGGAGATAGCAATTGAGCAAGCTCCCCAACATTTCCTCTTCTTCAGGCATCCACACAGGTCGTGATCCGTATCTGGATGCCTGGCTTTTGCATTTTATGCTGGAGAATAATATTGAACACTTGGTCAATCCCAAGGTCAACGCTTCTGCAGAACAACTCAGATTTATGGTCGATCTCAAGGAAAATCAGGTTTTTGCCCCGTGTACGGACTGGATGTTCGACAATCTCCTCAAGGGCAGGATGACCAGGGAACTCAAAGATGAGTATATAGAAAACTGGAAAAGAGTGGTCAGCCTTATCCACTCCTCTTCAGGAGAAACATACGTCCGCAAAAAGGTCGTGTCCCTGTGCAAACATCTTTTTCAAAAGGCCCTTTACTCTCCTTTTATGATTCCTTCGAGGCTCCTGAAAAGGATGCTGGATATTTTTCTCAGTCAGAACGCCCTTCAGGATCCTTATCTGGAGGAAAAGTCCAGGTGCAATCGCAGAGCCCTTGAGTTCATGAATACCCATGTATTTTACAGGTTCATCAGTTCCTGCCCGGATTCCACCATGGGCTGCGAAAAAATTCAGGACCTGCGGTGGGAACTGGATCTCATGGAGTTGAGACGCTTTTTCTGTCTTTCCACCTGGTCCGAAATCTGGAATCAGGATGACTTTTCTCCGGGATCAACCCTGGTGGAAAAGGAGATTGGCAGACAGTGGGACGGGTTCGAGACAGTCATGACCGATCTTTTCGGTCCGGACAACGTCTACAGCTATAAAATCCTGTATCTGCCGGACAGCGCCGGTGGAATAATGTTTGACCTTAAGATCATCCAGGCTTTGATAAGACTTGGTCATAAAGTCGTTTTGGCCCTTAAGGAAGGCTTTTACTTCAAGTATCCTACTTTGTGGGATCTGGATGGTGATCCGGTCCTGGCCGGAGCGCTCAATGAGGCCAGCCTGGTTCAGGACAGCCAGATATCCAAAAAGGATTTTTTAAAAAAGCAAAGAGAGAACAGACTGCTGGTCATCTCCGACGGGACCAGGGAGAGGATGAACCTCTACCGGACCAGCATAACCTTTGCCAGAGCCTGGAAAGAGTCTGATCTGGTCATTGCCAAGGGAAACGGCAACTTCAGAAGACTTATTCAGAACAGCTACCTGTTTACAAGGGATATTCTGGCTTTTTACCGGGATGAGCAGGGAGAGGTCCATTTCCGTTTCAAGAAAAAAAGCCCTGAGGTCCGCAAGTTCATTGAAAAGGAGATTGTTATCAAGGCTGAAGAGATCAAAAAGAGCATGCTCCGAGCCAGGATGGAAGGACAAAGAGTTCTGTTCTACAGTGCCATCATCGGGAGCATTCCAGGACAAACCAGCACGGCCATTGAGGTGATCAATCAGTTTGTCAGTTATATGCGGGAACGCATGGATCAGACCTTCATTGTTAATCCGGCTGAGCACTTTGAGCACGGCATGGACGGGGATGATCTGATGTTCATGTGGGAGATGGTCCAGCGCAGCGGACTCATAGATGTCTGGCGCTTCCAGAGTGTAGCCGATATTGAAAAGAGTTTCGAGTTGATGGGTAAAAAAGTTCCGCCCATCTGGGCTGGAAAAGATGCCACCTATTCCACCGGCTGCACCAAGGAAATGCATATCGCCCTGGAAGTGCAGACAAAAAATCCTGAGATGCAGATCATTGGCCC is a window from the Desulfonatronovibrio hydrogenovorans DSM 9292 genome containing:
- the csrA gene encoding carbon storage regulator CsrA, producing the protein MLILSRRLGESIHLGDDIVISILGIRGKQVKVGIEVPDDIPVYREEVFKRIQQENEMAVRTCTQDLVAAANIWTRKNKER
- the fliW gene encoding flagellar assembly protein FliW, with product MDKKEQRKINSRLGQILVDEQKSIHFPRGLIGMERAKDFVLLQIKPDSPFYLLQNLENSRLGLLVADPFAFISDYQVHLGRTEERILQNPKASDLAIMVTMTIPQGCPEKATLNMTGPIVINISRRMGMQIAQSDPEMKTKIVLSELHQINGGIGKKS
- the flgM gene encoding flagellar biosynthesis anti-sigma factor FlgM, with the protein product MQIKGLLTGLQTYEQSKIDKNKTGKGSDGSRTGSSSDKVTLSEGAKLYRSGLEQALTADEVRSEKIEELKAQIKDGTYQPDSRRIAEKMIREDMEGWFSRS
- a CDS encoding DVU0524 family FlgM-associated protein, translating into MTINPTLVKNVLKTYDRQLVNGRRLARLSRYISVSTGETADADSRETKRRRLVERVAREIVENLITSDSRNPMVEEIKTDLNQELDTELIFHYPPSGEEMKILKTGKDGPEELTSRQREAVMGKLWEMTLKKVNDTML
- a CDS encoding NAD(+)/NADH kinase, whose protein sequence is MTITSVILTTKNRSREAFALSLKIRAWLEENGIRVDLPSKELESCSDQSRQRADLIIVLGGDGTILSQARTMLDMDIPFIGVNLGKVGFLAEISPVSWKEQLAEVLSGSSHVSERVVLGYELISDDKVAARGCAINEIVVNRGEMARLICVELDLPGKVRQSIRSDGMIFSTPTGSTAYSVSAGGPLVHPDLDAMIITPICPFLHDFKPVVLPCSEPVLTWVSGAEADAYVTVDGQAGFRFKQGDRLRISRYNKDFKLLSYSGHTFMSKLVAKRFIKRR
- a CDS encoding ARMT1-like domain-containing protein, with amino-acid sequence MSKLPNISSSSGIHTGRDPYLDAWLLHFMLENNIEHLVNPKVNASAEQLRFMVDLKENQVFAPCTDWMFDNLLKGRMTRELKDEYIENWKRVVSLIHSSSGETYVRKKVVSLCKHLFQKALYSPFMIPSRLLKRMLDIFLSQNALQDPYLEEKSRCNRRALEFMNTHVFYRFISSCPDSTMGCEKIQDLRWELDLMELRRFFCLSTWSEIWNQDDFSPGSTLVEKEIGRQWDGFETVMTDLFGPDNVYSYKILYLPDSAGGIMFDLKIIQALIRLGHKVVLALKEGFYFKYPTLWDLDGDPVLAGALNEASLVQDSQISKKDFLKKQRENRLLVISDGTRERMNLYRTSITFARAWKESDLVIAKGNGNFRRLIQNSYLFTRDILAFYRDEQGEVHFRFKKKSPEVRKFIEKEIVIKAEEIKKSMLRARMEGQRVLFYSAIIGSIPGQTSTAIEVINQFVSYMRERMDQTFIVNPAEHFEHGMDGDDLMFMWEMVQRSGLIDVWRFQSVADIEKSFELMGKKVPPIWAGKDATYSTGCTKEMHIALEVQTKNPEMQIIGPSPEKFFRRREYGVGKFFDANIERENGRVTSYGI